The Candidatus Bathyarchaeota archaeon genome window below encodes:
- a CDS encoding DUF3467 domain-containing protein: MSVRFEVERSPCYRTIVVSGVFGGRRPGFFEAIVYTDELMADRALESQPPDSSKVAVKRTIQCRLLMNPFQAKALLMWLKEHVEAYERKFGEIKLPEKPRRAEGPGYMAV, encoded by the coding sequence GTGTCTGTGAGGTTTGAGGTTGAACGTAGTCCATGTTATAGGACCATAGTCGTCTCAGGAGTTTTCGGGGGGCGTAGACCAGGCTTCTTCGAAGCCATAGTTTATACGGATGAGCTTATGGCTGATAGGGCTTTGGAAAGCCAGCCCCCAGATTCCTCGAAGGTAGCGGTTAAACGCACTATACAGTGTAGACTACTCATGAATCCCTTTCAAGCGAAAGCTCTCCTCATGTGGCTTAAGGAGCACGTAGAAGCCTATGAGAGAAAATTCGGTGAGATAAAGCTTCCTGAGAAGCCACGGCGAGCCGAAGGGCCGGGATATATGGCTGTTTAA
- a CDS encoding aminoglycoside phosphotransferase family protein yields MNRFTELKVGSYTVAFRRDSLERYLKNRFSGEVELVGIHKLGEGFHNAGFMLDFKLNGKPRRLVMRVVRGDTGWGHDYPSDRASVLLLQHMLYNSASEGTCIPSIDVLAVMKDGSLTSLGESVEFIHLVESLTEEHGRPYVDYLVEVAERGYLTDMDRRMCLRCSEYLANLHSEKVENRNLYVRHIRDLVGHGEMLMGVIDTYPEELDFISEEELCRIEVEAVKWRNRLKKKTHRLSRIHGDFHPFGNIRFKRDGSIMALDLSREMYGEPADDVSALTINYIFISIWRLGSLEEPFIQLLRLFYRDYLNRTGDEELLKVIPPFYAFRGMVVAHPLYYPDMRREQRRMLVNFVLNVLEAEEFNPDEVERYLKPP; encoded by the coding sequence ATGAACCGTTTTACCGAGCTTAAGGTCGGCTCCTACACCGTAGCGTTTAGACGAGATTCGTTAGAGAGATATCTTAAAAACCGTTTCTCCGGTGAGGTAGAGCTGGTCGGTATCCATAAGCTCGGTGAAGGGTTCCATAATGCAGGATTCATGCTCGACTTCAAACTGAACGGAAAGCCTAGAAGACTCGTCATGAGGGTCGTCCGAGGCGACACCGGTTGGGGACATGATTATCCCAGCGACAGGGCTTCCGTGCTTCTGCTACAGCATATGCTCTACAACTCCGCCTCGGAGGGGACGTGCATCCCGTCGATAGATGTCTTAGCCGTTATGAAGGACGGGTCTCTAACCTCGCTTGGCGAATCGGTGGAGTTCATACACCTAGTCGAGTCTCTTACAGAAGAGCATGGCCGGCCCTACGTAGACTACTTGGTCGAAGTTGCTGAAAGGGGATATCTGACCGATATGGATAGGCGCATGTGTCTCAGGTGCTCAGAATACTTGGCGAATCTACACTCGGAGAAGGTCGAAAACAGGAATCTATACGTCAGACATATAAGAGACCTCGTGGGACACGGGGAGATGCTCATGGGTGTTATAGACACATATCCGGAGGAGCTGGACTTTATATCGGAAGAGGAGCTGTGCCGTATAGAGGTCGAAGCCGTGAAGTGGAGGAACCGTCTGAAGAAGAAAACCCATAGGCTCTCTAGGATACACGGAGACTTCCACCCGTTCGGGAACATACGGTTCAAAAGAGACGGCTCCATCATGGCCCTAGACCTCTCCAGAGAAATGTACGGTGAACCCGCAGACGACGTCTCGGCTTTGACGATAAACTACATTTTTATAAGTATATGGAGGCTCGGCTCTCTCGAAGAACCCTTCATACAGCTTCTGAGACTCTTCTACCGTGACTATCTCAACCGGACGGGGGACGAGGAATTGCTCAAGGTTATACCTCCGTTCTACGCGTTCAGGGGAATGGTCGTAGCTCATCCGCTGTACTATCCAGATATGCGTAGAGAGCAGAGGCGTATGCTCGTCAACTTCGTCCTCAACGTTCTAGAGGCCGAGGAGTTCAACC